A single Parabacteroides timonensis DNA region contains:
- a CDS encoding TIGR03915 family putative DNA repair protein yields the protein MVVFIYDKTFEGLLTAVFDAYSRKSFPDALRMEGEPLPLFCEETVTICSDSEKADRVWKGLEKKISKLSLSGLTVSWLSELPEVDMLLFRYIRKALDHSKSIEMNFGDPDVLQISKVWKKVSNERLRIMQFLRFQKALDGTYFSAVEPIYNVLPLVLPYLNDRFGDQKWLIYDMRREYGYYYDLKETIEVRFEQKEEHLLSGFLNESLMDKDEKLFQQMWKEYFKTIAIKERINPKLHRQHMPVRFWKYMTEKQ from the coding sequence ATGGTAGTTTTTATATACGATAAGACTTTTGAAGGATTGCTCACAGCCGTTTTCGATGCGTATTCCCGTAAATCGTTTCCGGATGCGCTGAGGATGGAAGGAGAGCCGTTGCCTCTGTTCTGTGAGGAAACGGTTACTATATGTTCGGACAGCGAGAAAGCAGACCGGGTATGGAAAGGGCTTGAAAAGAAGATATCGAAACTATCGTTGTCGGGTTTGACAGTCTCCTGGCTGTCGGAGCTGCCGGAGGTCGATATGCTGTTGTTCCGCTATATCCGCAAGGCGCTTGACCATTCGAAATCTATTGAGATGAATTTCGGTGATCCTGATGTACTACAGATATCCAAGGTCTGGAAGAAAGTAAGCAACGAACGTCTCCGCATCATGCAGTTTCTCCGTTTCCAAAAGGCTTTGGACGGCACTTACTTCTCTGCCGTCGAGCCTATATATAATGTATTGCCGCTTGTCCTTCCGTATCTGAACGATCGTTTCGGCGATCAGAAATGGCTGATCTACGATATGCGTCGGGAGTATGGCTATTATTATGATCTGAAAGAGACGATTGAGGTTCGTTTCGAGCAAAAGGAAGAGCATCTGTTATCCGGCTTCCTTAATGAGAGCCTGATGGATAAAGATGAGAAACTGTTTCAGCAGATGTGGAAAGAGTATTTCAAGACGATTGCCATCAAAGAACGTATCAACCCGAAGCTTCATCGCCAGCATATGCCGGTGCGTTTTTGGAAGTATATGACGGAAAAGCAATAG
- a CDS encoding putative DNA modification/repair radical SAM protein, producing MNETVLEKLKILAESAKYDVSCASSGTSRSKKSGMIGSAAGWGICHSFAEDGRCISLLKIMLTNYCMYDCAYCINRRSNDLPRATLSVSELVNLTIEFYRRNYIEGLFLSSGVVRSPDYTMERLVRAIKDLRLIHRFNGYIHMKSIPGASQELVNEAGLYADRLSVNIEIPNEQSLQILAPEKDFKSVFAPMRYIQQGVLQSSEERKRFRHAPRFAPAGQSTQMIVGATPDTDKDILRLSSALYQRPTMKRVYYSGFIPVNDYDTRLPMLKQPPLVRENRLYQADWLLRFYQFKVDEIVNDAYPDLDLELDPKLSWALRNPQAFPVDINKADYEMLLRVPGIGVKSAKLIVVSRRYGRLGAEQLKKIGIVMKKAQYFITCNELPMHTVNELKPENVRHLLLQKGRKKIDDRQLTLQFPE from the coding sequence ATGAATGAAACAGTTCTCGAAAAACTAAAAATATTAGCTGAATCGGCTAAATATGATGTATCCTGCGCATCAAGCGGTACTTCCCGTTCCAAGAAAAGCGGAATGATAGGAAGTGCGGCCGGTTGGGGTATTTGCCATAGTTTTGCGGAAGACGGACGGTGTATTTCTTTATTGAAGATCATGCTGACCAATTATTGTATGTACGATTGTGCTTACTGCATCAACCGCCGGAGTAACGACCTGCCGCGGGCGACGCTCTCCGTTTCGGAATTGGTCAATCTGACGATCGAATTCTACCGTCGTAATTATATCGAAGGATTGTTTCTGAGTTCGGGGGTTGTCAGGAGTCCGGATTATACGATGGAGCGATTGGTGCGTGCTATAAAGGATTTGCGGCTGATACACCGTTTCAACGGGTACATCCACATGAAAAGTATTCCCGGTGCCAGTCAGGAACTGGTGAACGAGGCTGGTTTGTATGCCGACCGATTGAGTGTGAACATCGAAATCCCGAATGAACAAAGCTTGCAGATACTTGCTCCCGAGAAAGACTTTAAGAGTGTTTTTGCTCCGATGCGTTATATCCAGCAAGGCGTTTTGCAGAGTTCGGAAGAGCGTAAGCGGTTCCGGCATGCTCCACGTTTCGCCCCGGCGGGACAAAGCACGCAGATGATCGTAGGAGCGACGCCCGATACGGATAAAGATATCCTTCGCCTGTCGTCGGCCCTTTATCAGCGACCGACAATGAAAAGGGTGTATTATTCCGGCTTTATCCCTGTAAATGATTACGACACACGTCTGCCGATGTTGAAACAACCGCCCTTGGTGCGGGAAAACCGGTTGTATCAGGCCGACTGGCTGTTGCGCTTCTACCAGTTTAAGGTGGATGAGATCGTGAACGATGCCTATCCGGATCTCGATCTGGAATTGGATCCGAAATTATCGTGGGCGTTGCGTAACCCGCAGGCATTCCCGGTCGACATTAATAAAGCGGATTACGAGATGCTCCTTCGCGTACCGGGCATAGGAGTGAAGTCGGCTAAACTGATCGTTGTATCTCGCCGTTATGGTCGTTTGGGAGCCGAGCAATTAAAGAAAATAGGTATTGTGATGAAGAAGGCGCAATATTTTATCACCTGCAATGAATTGCCGATGCATACGGTAAATGAACTGAAACCGGAGAATGTGCGCCATCTGCTATTACAAAAAGGCAGAAAGAAAATAGATGACAGGCAATTGACTTTACAGTTTCCGGAATAA
- a CDS encoding multidrug effflux MFS transporter: MNRKMGIVVLVLSLLAALEPLSIDLYLPAFTDIAESLQVSLSEVQISLSIFLAGFAIGQLFWGSLSDYYGRKNPILLATALYTVSSFASIYVTSIEQLWVIRFFQAFGGCAGVVVGRAAVNDLFVNEQRTKVFSLLVIISGIAPVIAPTIGNLLLKQWHWHGVFNTMALLGACTILLTWIFLPKSKSMPLPEGVKAKKPSLREMVKGYVRVMKVWPYMVYTIIGCMAYGGLMVYVSNAPFLIMEKGGMSGDTFAIIFAVNSLGLMFGTYIINFFLKYMTLKKLVRYTLVFQLLIGVLLVLTSLVSTSVVPLLVLVFLNLIPIGLLLPATTSLGLAYFKEDSGAASALMGFLQLLFTGILSAVVSFLQNNSVVPMMCGLFVCGLTSFMLLFVDTRRRLAMIKVRS; the protein is encoded by the coding sequence ATGAATAGAAAAATGGGAATCGTGGTTCTGGTCCTTTCGTTACTGGCTGCGCTGGAACCTCTGAGTATAGACCTTTATCTTCCTGCTTTTACGGATATTGCCGAAAGTTTGCAGGTCTCTTTGAGTGAAGTACAAATATCCTTATCCATCTTTCTGGCTGGTTTTGCTATCGGGCAACTGTTTTGGGGATCGCTTTCCGATTATTACGGACGGAAAAATCCGATCTTGCTGGCGACTGCTTTATATACGGTCAGTTCGTTTGCTTCCATCTATGTGACTTCGATCGAACAACTATGGGTGATCCGTTTCTTTCAGGCTTTCGGAGGATGTGCCGGTGTCGTGGTCGGACGTGCAGCAGTGAACGACCTGTTTGTGAATGAACAACGGACGAAGGTATTCTCTTTATTGGTGATCATTTCTGGTATTGCTCCTGTCATTGCTCCGACTATCGGTAATTTGCTGTTGAAACAATGGCATTGGCACGGAGTGTTTAATACGATGGCGCTGTTAGGTGCTTGTACCATTCTGCTGACCTGGATATTTCTTCCGAAAAGTAAATCGATGCCTTTACCCGAAGGGGTGAAAGCGAAGAAACCTTCGTTGCGGGAAATGGTGAAAGGGTATGTACGAGTGATGAAAGTATGGCCGTATATGGTTTATACGATAATAGGTTGTATGGCTTACGGTGGTTTGATGGTATATGTTTCCAATGCTCCGTTCCTGATCATGGAAAAGGGCGGAATGTCGGGAGATACATTTGCCATTATTTTTGCAGTCAATTCATTGGGTTTGATGTTCGGTACCTATATTATTAATTTCTTCCTGAAATATATGACGTTGAAGAAGCTGGTGAGATATACGCTTGTTTTTCAGTTGTTGATCGGAGTATTGCTGGTGCTGACTTCGTTGGTGTCGACTTCTGTCGTGCCTTTATTGGTGTTGGTTTTCCTGAATCTGATCCCGATCGGATTGCTGCTACCGGCAACGACATCGCTTGGACTGGCTTATTTTAAGGAAGACAGCGGGGCGGCTTCGGCATTGATGGGATTCCTGCAATTGTTGTTTACCGGGATACTGTCGGCTGTAGTCAGTTTCCTGCAAAACAATTCAGTGGTACCGATGATGTGCGGGCTGTTCGTTTGCGGACTGACCTCTTTTATGCTGTTGTTTGTCGATACGCGGCGACGGTTGGCGATGATCAAAGTCCGTTCATGA
- a CDS encoding DNA-binding domain-containing protein, with amino-acid sequence MQNKLKGWLVDNTVTADNLTDKILQLESNGSAGIDDIIKEMREEDTGLREETLRHSISLYNRIITRLILNGVSVNTGLFYAVARLTGVVEGGVWNKEKNSIYVVFNQGKELREEIAKTSVEILGERSNIMYILETEDRKTKLRDGSATAGRNLFVRGAMLKVVGDNEAVGVTLTDSKGVVTKLDEDMITANKPSELTLLIPSELTNGEYTLTVTTQYASSSLLKSPRSASTTLWIGGKPKDDDDDDDRPVIE; translated from the coding sequence ATGCAGAACAAACTGAAAGGGTGGCTCGTCGACAACACCGTAACTGCCGACAATCTGACTGACAAGATTTTACAACTGGAATCAAATGGAAGTGCCGGTATCGATGACATTATCAAAGAAATGCGTGAAGAAGACACCGGTCTGCGTGAGGAGACGCTTCGCCACTCCATTTCATTGTACAACCGAATCATAACCCGTCTTATTCTGAACGGAGTAAGTGTGAACACCGGCCTCTTCTATGCCGTGGCCCGCCTGACGGGTGTTGTGGAAGGAGGCGTATGGAATAAGGAAAAGAACTCCATCTATGTCGTTTTCAACCAGGGCAAGGAGCTGCGCGAAGAAATCGCGAAGACCAGCGTGGAAATACTGGGCGAAAGATCGAATATCATGTATATCCTTGAAACAGAAGATCGCAAGACGAAGCTTCGCGACGGTAGTGCAACGGCTGGCCGCAACCTTTTTGTACGCGGTGCGATGCTGAAGGTCGTAGGCGACAACGAAGCAGTAGGTGTCACGCTGACCGACTCGAAGGGTGTAGTGACGAAATTGGACGAAGATATGATTACGGCAAACAAACCATCTGAGTTGACCTTGCTAATCCCCTCTGAACTGACTAATGGCGAATATACGCTGACGGTAACTACACAGTATGCTTCCAGCTCACTTCTCAAATCGCCGCGCAGTGCATCGACTACACTGTGGATCGGCGGCAAACCGAAAGATGATGATGACGACGACGACCGTCCGGTCATCGAATAA
- a CDS encoding helix-turn-helix domain-containing protein, producing MFLDNIPVHNLDETDFFVVELIENCAPLNFQGSHRHNFYELQFFTETGTNESHNIDFVEYPLQANQLYLLRPGQVHTLKLKDQKGFLFAINPDYFERLCLHIERYADHTFPNMLLLPEKEIPAIRQVIHLIYTEHEGLHRKSLLNSYMHALITHLLLLYTDTRVDQDIRVSKVLSLIDKHYISERSTDFYACEVNLSNKRMNELTKKAVGHTVKQLIDQRLLLEAKRMISSGASSFKEIAFNLGFSEASYFTRFFKEQSGCTPEQFRSLLKKDLS from the coding sequence ATGTTCTTAGATAATATTCCTGTACATAACCTGGATGAAACGGACTTCTTCGTCGTCGAACTGATTGAAAACTGCGCGCCTTTGAATTTTCAGGGATCGCACCGGCATAATTTCTACGAACTGCAATTCTTTACGGAAACGGGGACAAACGAAAGCCACAATATCGACTTCGTGGAATATCCATTGCAAGCCAACCAGCTTTACCTGCTTCGTCCCGGACAAGTACATACACTGAAACTAAAAGATCAGAAAGGATTTCTGTTCGCCATTAATCCCGATTATTTCGAGCGCCTCTGCCTTCATATCGAGAGGTATGCGGATCATACATTTCCTAATATGCTTCTTCTCCCGGAGAAAGAAATCCCGGCTATCCGCCAGGTCATTCATCTAATCTACACCGAACATGAAGGACTGCACCGAAAAAGTCTGCTTAATTCATACATGCACGCCTTGATCACCCATCTGTTATTATTATACACCGATACCCGGGTCGATCAGGATATACGCGTCAGTAAAGTCTTGTCCCTGATAGACAAGCATTACATCAGCGAGCGATCCACCGACTTCTACGCCTGCGAAGTAAACCTCAGCAATAAACGGATGAACGAACTGACAAAAAAGGCCGTCGGCCACACAGTCAAACAACTGATAGACCAACGGCTATTACTGGAAGCCAAACGCATGATCAGTTCCGGAGCTTCGAGCTTCAAGGAAATTGCGTTCAACCTGGGATTCAGCGAAGCTTCTTATTTCACCCGCTTCTTCAAGGAACAAAGCGGCTGTACCCCCGAACAATTCCGGTCGTTATTGAAGAAAGACCTGTCATGA
- a CDS encoding glycosyltransferase: MKDLFIFNNIELILAATTAGLFIIQLLYHLVTYARPLKESKRNNTEKKEAQPAVSVIVYAKNESENLRRHLPSLLTQDYPEYEVIVVNDGSTDESDEVLKKLKNNNKHLYHTYIPEDVKYLSRKKLALTVGIKAAKHEILLFTEANCEPMSKNWISTMARNYNKETSIVLGFCAYGNHKGFFHKLVAYDNLMSGLQYISSALTRHPYVGNGRNLSYKKDLFFAHKGYYKSLSLHAGDDDLFINESANGKNTRVEYTPESITEMAKIERFSMWKEMKVSRAATHRHYKGGALTFYRMESMSYFLFFLAVVAAIVLGIYGNWLLSVLAGLLYITRFAVKATILHKSAHLLQQKPVTRWLFFLELILPLFNLYVRIYRTFRGKNDYTFRLGNK, from the coding sequence ATGAAAGACTTATTCATATTCAACAATATAGAACTGATCCTGGCGGCCACAACTGCCGGTTTATTTATCATTCAACTTTTGTATCATCTGGTGACATACGCCCGCCCATTAAAGGAGTCCAAGAGAAACAATACGGAGAAAAAAGAGGCTCAACCGGCCGTATCTGTTATTGTCTATGCAAAAAACGAATCCGAAAACCTACGGAGACATCTACCGTCTTTATTGACTCAGGACTATCCCGAATATGAAGTAATCGTGGTGAATGACGGCTCTACGGATGAGAGTGACGAAGTATTGAAAAAGCTAAAAAACAACAATAAACATCTGTATCACACCTATATTCCGGAAGATGTAAAATATCTGAGCCGAAAAAAACTGGCCCTGACTGTCGGAATCAAAGCTGCCAAACACGAGATCCTCCTTTTCACGGAAGCGAACTGTGAGCCTATGAGCAAAAACTGGATCTCCACGATGGCACGCAACTATAATAAAGAAACCAGTATCGTATTAGGATTTTGTGCTTACGGCAACCATAAGGGCTTCTTCCATAAACTAGTCGCTTACGATAACCTGATGAGCGGACTACAATACATATCTTCTGCTCTAACCCGCCACCCTTATGTCGGCAACGGACGTAACCTATCTTATAAAAAAGATTTATTCTTTGCCCACAAAGGATATTATAAATCACTGAGCCTGCACGCCGGAGACGACGACCTGTTCATCAACGAATCGGCAAACGGTAAAAACACACGGGTGGAATATACCCCCGAAAGCATCACCGAAATGGCAAAAATAGAACGGTTCAGTATGTGGAAAGAAATGAAAGTTTCGCGCGCTGCCACCCATCGCCATTATAAAGGAGGAGCATTGACATTCTACAGGATGGAAAGCATGAGTTATTTTCTCTTCTTCCTGGCGGTTGTTGCCGCAATCGTTCTCGGTATTTACGGAAACTGGCTGTTATCCGTTCTAGCAGGCTTGTTATATATCACCAGATTCGCTGTAAAAGCGACAATCCTGCATAAATCTGCTCATTTGTTACAGCAGAAGCCGGTCACAAGATGGTTATTCTTCCTTGAACTGATTCTACCTTTATTCAATCTGTATGTAAGGATATACCGGACGTTTCGCGGGAAAAACGACTATACTTTCCGGCTGGGAAACAAATAA
- a CDS encoding ABC transporter permease has product MNLELFIAQRIHFSKEGDRQVTPPAVRIAIIGIALGLAVMILSVAIVIGFKKEVRNKVIGFGSHIQITNFDNNSSYESTPIAVSDSLLQALHAFPGVCHVETFATKMGIMKTDNDFQGVVLKGVDTDYDWSFFRNNLKEGEILTINPDKTSTDVIISRYLSNLLGLKLGDSFLTYFVQEDVRARKFTITGIYETGFLDYDKLFVLADIKQIRRLNGWEKDQVSGLELLVDDYDDLDQTAEDLYFDLVEKQDRNGNTYFVRSIKELNPMIFNWLDVLDINVVVILVLIFAVAGFTMISGLLIIILERTNMIGILKALGESNTSIRKVFLYISFFLIGKGMLWGNVIGIAICLIQSHFHIITLDPSTYYLDAVPIDLNILSLVLLNIGTLCASMLMMLGPSYLITKIDPAKSIRFE; this is encoded by the coding sequence TTGAACTTAGAACTATTTATAGCGCAAAGAATTCATTTTAGCAAGGAGGGTGATCGTCAGGTCACACCTCCTGCTGTGCGTATTGCCATAATCGGTATTGCACTCGGGCTGGCTGTGATGATTCTTTCTGTAGCGATTGTAATTGGTTTTAAGAAGGAAGTTCGTAATAAGGTGATCGGGTTTGGCTCTCATATCCAGATCACCAACTTTGATAATAATAGTTCGTACGAGTCGACACCGATAGCGGTAAGCGACTCTTTGCTTCAGGCACTTCATGCATTTCCCGGGGTTTGCCATGTGGAGACTTTTGCCACGAAGATGGGTATCATGAAGACCGATAACGATTTTCAGGGAGTTGTATTGAAAGGAGTGGATACGGATTATGACTGGTCTTTCTTTCGTAATAACCTGAAGGAGGGCGAGATACTCACGATAAATCCGGATAAGACTTCCACCGATGTCATTATTTCCAGATATTTGTCTAATTTGCTTGGTCTTAAACTGGGGGATTCTTTTCTGACTTATTTTGTACAGGAAGATGTCCGTGCACGTAAATTTACGATTACAGGTATTTATGAGACGGGGTTCCTGGATTATGACAAGTTGTTTGTATTGGCTGATATCAAGCAGATCCGTCGTTTGAACGGTTGGGAAAAGGATCAGGTGAGTGGTCTGGAATTACTGGTCGATGATTATGACGATCTGGATCAGACTGCAGAGGATTTGTATTTCGATCTCGTAGAGAAGCAGGACCGGAACGGGAATACCTATTTTGTTCGTTCGATAAAGGAATTGAACCCTATGATCTTTAACTGGCTGGATGTATTGGATATAAATGTGGTGGTGATATTGGTCCTAATCTTTGCAGTAGCCGGATTTACTATGATTTCAGGTCTGTTGATCATCATTTTGGAACGAACCAATATGATAGGTATCCTGAAAGCACTGGGGGAAAGCAATACCAGTATCCGTAAAGTCTTTCTTTATATTTCTTTTTTCCTTATCGGGAAAGGAATGCTTTGGGGGAATGTGATCGGTATTGCTATTTGTCTGATACAGTCTCATTTCCATATTATCACGCTTGATCCTTCCACTTATTATCTGGATGCAGTTCCCATCGACCTGAATATTCTTTCGCTTGTTCTGTTGAATATCGGAACTTTATGTGCATCCATGCTGATGATGCTTGGTCCTTCTTACCTGATCACCAAGATCGATCCGGCAAAAAGTATCCGTTTCGAATAA
- a CDS encoding OmpL47-type beta-barrel domain-containing protein codes for MSKYYKNRITGMGAWVVAFLFLCLPVSWGEETEEIKETFYVDDKSVVIEESGTYRITQRDLSKTTGNNITVKTGLTVTIYLRDVNIESSSCPFDIQGDASVNLWLEGVNKLKATGDYNNHPALRCEGSASLEIDGAGELTATGCDYGAGIGGGQYGSGGTITINGGVVTAMGDYGAGIGGGYTGFGGGYKGGSGGTITINGGVVTATSTDKGAGIGGGRYGSGGIITIRGGVVTATGDGGAGIGGGYGDSDGDGYGDSGIITIDGGVVTAESKYGAGIGGGNRGAGETITIEGGVVTATSKNGAGIGGGGRVSATGVGGAGGTITIEGGFVTATSTDGGAGIGGGFDAAAGTFSTGESGNAFIIASSIGNDDNTDAWSGVILKGTYSGKVYGNPTSLPEGVITIPEGKNLEVEADKTLTIGEGTTLILEEGAKVTNKGKITNNGVLAVAGTLEKGGGSLSDTEELGNLYKLDNGTITGYSCVEGVLLTFDGNGGYIDYREQKQVVAAKGGEVTAPTELWRPGYTFAWWSSADNDRTEVLLSSEANNTYYAVWKYNPTISVTGQDASYTYGDELDIKVKGKVWNDGGEIEWVDITPADLPKNADDHSEAFSWQDDYNTELSTTIEYEIAPKNLTLNIPKQELYSGEELYYTVGENELVGSEKPIFKDLQTGKVTDSNISDEGENRFNKSNYDITLPQENGEVTVNELTLVEAYAAEAEELAEPVDGWHKEGEIFTLTPSEGFQISATEGEWAESVTLSSPYTYYLKRIRNIDEVDNRTASSGLQTLPVQIDKTAPAIEIKQLDGLNVSVTITDDESGVASYTYQWDEGASESVAYTGEPITLTAPSYGKHKLTVTAIDNVGNTCSLEEEQLTFEKPRYKITLATDITGGTIGADKGEAAADETVTLSYTEHTNYDFAGWTVTNTGGDETVSVDGNNQFIMPDYAVTVSASFRYNPPYVPEPTPVYYTVTLPAVEGATTDPAAGEYEVESWGSFGFYLTLAADYDQSKPVVSTSCGETIEPRASDGKYVIRYVRSDLEIRIDGIQKNPDPVANERIEAETIEVRGGEGCLYLRLGMRREVYVYTFTGSLIRRFEAAPNDSRWTLPEGNYIVQVDDKVYKVRVR; via the coding sequence ATGAGTAAATATTACAAGAATCGCATCACGGGAATGGGCGCATGGGTCGTCGCATTCCTTTTTTTATGCCTGCCGGTGTCGTGGGGGGAAGAGACGGAAGAAATAAAGGAGACCTTCTATGTGGACGACAAATCGGTCGTGATTGAAGAGAGTGGCACGTATCGGATTACGCAGCGGGACCTGAGTAAGACAACGGGAAATAATATAACTGTAAAAACGGGTTTGACAGTGACAATCTATTTGAGGGATGTGAATATTGAGTCGAGTAGTTGTCCATTTGATATACAAGGGGATGCAAGTGTAAACTTGTGGCTGGAAGGGGTGAATAAGTTGAAGGCAACGGGCGACTACAATAACCATCCAGCTCTTCGCTGTGAAGGAAGCGCTTCGCTGGAGATAGATGGAGCGGGGGAGTTGACGGCGACTGGGTGTGATTATGGTGCCGGTATTGGTGGTGGTCAGTATGGTTCTGGTGGAACCATTACGATTAATGGTGGTGTTGTGACGGCTATGGGTGATTATGGTGCCGGTATTGGTGGTGGTTATACCGGTTTTGGTGGTGGTTATAAAGGTGGTTCTGGTGGAACCATTACGATTAATGGTGGTGTTGTGACGGCTACGAGTACTGATAAAGGTGCCGGTATTGGTGGTGGTCGGTATGGTTCTGGTGGAATCATTACGATTCGTGGTGGTGTTGTGACGGCTACGGGTGATGGTGGTGCCGGTATTGGTGGTGGTTATGGTGATAGTGATGGTGATGGTTATGGTGATAGTGGAATCATTACGATTGATGGTGGTGTTGTGACGGCTGAGAGTAAATATGGTGCTGGTATCGGTGGTGGTAATCGTGGTGCTGGTGAAACCATTACGATTGAGGGTGGTGTTGTGACGGCTACGAGTAAGAATGGTGCCGGTATTGGTGGTGGAGGTCGTGTAAGTGCCACGGGTGTTGGTGGTGCTGGTGGAACCATTACGATTGAGGGTGGTTTTGTGACGGCTACGAGTACTGATGGTGGTGCCGGTATTGGTGGCGGTTTTGATGCTGCTGCTGGCACTTTCTCTACTGGCGAGAGTGGTAATGCTTTTATTATAGCAAGTAGTATTGGGAATGACGATAATACTGATGCTTGGAGCGGTGTCATCCTAAAAGGTACATACAGCGGCAAGGTTTATGGCAACCCAACGTCGCTTCCTGAAGGCGTGATAACCATCCCCGAAGGCAAAAACTTAGAAGTGGAAGCCGATAAAACGCTTACTATCGGAGAAGGGACAACGCTGATATTGGAAGAGGGGGCGAAGGTTACGAATAAAGGTAAGATTACGAATAATGGCGTGCTGGCAGTGGCTGGGACGCTGGAGAAAGGTGGCGGCTCTCTATCTGACACCGAGGAACTAGGGAATTTATATAAATTAGATAATGGTACTATAACCGGTTATAGTTGCGTGGAAGGCGTCCTCCTCACCTTCGATGGCAACGGCGGTTATATAGACTACCGGGAGCAAAAGCAGGTGGTGGCGGCGAAGGGCGGTGAAGTGACTGCGCCTACGGAGCTTTGGCGCCCTGGATATACCTTTGCGTGGTGGAGCAGTGCTGATAATGACAGGACTGAAGTACTACTGTCCTCAGAAGCCAATAACACCTATTACGCCGTATGGAAATACAATCCGACTATCTCGGTGACGGGGCAGGATGCTTCTTATACTTATGGAGATGAGTTAGATATAAAGGTTAAGGGCAAAGTATGGAACGACGGAGGAGAAATAGAATGGGTAGATATTACTCCCGCTGATTTACCGAAAAACGCAGATGATCATTCTGAAGCATTTAGTTGGCAAGACGATTATAATACAGAACTCAGTACTACAATCGAATATGAGATTGCTCCGAAAAATTTGACGCTGAATATCCCCAAGCAGGAGTTGTATAGTGGAGAGGAACTTTATTATACAGTAGGAGAAAATGAACTTGTTGGGAGTGAGAAGCCGATATTTAAAGATTTACAGACTGGCAAAGTTACAGATAGTAATATTAGTGATGAAGGTGAAAATCGTTTCAATAAGAGTAATTATGATATTACATTGCCACAGGAAAACGGTGAAGTGACAGTTAATGAACTAACGCTGGTAGAAGCCTATGCAGCGGAGGCAGAAGAGTTGGCAGAACCAGTTGATGGTTGGCATAAGGAAGGTGAAATATTTACGCTTACACCTTCTGAGGGTTTCCAAATATCAGCAACAGAGGGTGAGTGGGCAGAATCAGTGACTTTGTCTTCTCCTTATACCTATTATTTAAAACGTATAAGAAATATAGATGAGGTAGATAATAGAACAGCTTCGTCGGGGCTACAAACACTACCTGTTCAGATTGATAAAACAGCTCCGGCAATCGAGATTAAACAACTTGATGGTTTGAATGTCTCTGTCACGATTACTGACGATGAGAGCGGTGTGGCTTCTTATACCTATCAATGGGATGAAGGCGCATCGGAATCAGTAGCTTATACGGGCGAGCCTATCACACTGACGGCTCCCTCTTATGGCAAGCACAAGCTTACGGTGACGGCTATTGATAACGTAGGTAATACTTGTAGTCTCGAAGAAGAGCAACTTACCTTTGAAAAGCCGCGCTACAAGATCACGCTTGCAACTGATATTACCGGCGGAACGATTGGGGCTGATAAGGGCGAAGCGGCAGCCGATGAAACTGTCACTCTCAGTTATACAGAGCATACCAACTACGACTTCGCCGGCTGGACGGTGACGAATACGGGGGGCGACGAAACTGTGTCGGTTGATGGTAACAATCAATTCATCATGCCAGACTATGCCGTTACCGTCTCCGCCAGCTTCCGTTATAATCCACCTTATGTGCCTGAGCCTACGCCAGTCTACTACACCGTCACCCTTCCCGCCGTGGAAGGTGCAACCACCGACCCGGCAGCGGGTGAATACGAGGTAGAATCGTGGGGCAGCTTCGGTTTCTATCTTACCCTTGCTGCCGATTACGACCAGTCGAAGCCGGTAGTAAGCACCAGCTGTGGCGAAACAATCGAGCCACGTGCCAGCGATGGCAAGTATGTTATCCGTTACGTGCGAAGCGATTTGGAGATCCGCATCGATGGTATTCAAAAGAATCCGGATCCGGTAGCCAATGAACGGATTGAGGCTGAAACAATCGAAGTCCGTGGCGGCGAAGGTTGTCTCTATCTGCGCCTGGGCATGCGCCGCGAAGTATATGTCTATACCTTCACCGGCTCGCTTATTCGTCGCTTCGAAGCCGCTCCGAACGACAGTCGCTGGACGTTGCCCGAAGGTAATTATATCGTGCAGGTGGATGATAAAGTATATAAGGTAAGAGTGAGATAG